In a single window of the Drosophila albomicans strain 15112-1751.03 chromosome 3, ASM965048v2, whole genome shotgun sequence genome:
- the LOC117566518 gene encoding uncharacterized protein LOC117566518 has protein sequence MPKWLLCTVCCLLLIASSLAIDELEPNVDGTEETNNKLPSVVQRAVCTVNAGEVKASAEAVTTKTLKGVCGSDEMNLAFRNLEEKLYGELREIKELLKKLADVQEEQDSNAIPIVPAPSIIKPFTLQRFKFEQITVKPNQEIASKKLQPLLKQLESAPEREEEVDKFNNTMLADEDFKLFTYYWKLENITEHFANASTESMKSPIFSIRGRTVQLQCTFQHLHRDMINLQLTQAYPSKSKENNIILDMGGQLKHLKWAEHETLKHKISLLDQSQTHRRTQDLSSQELTKLDMGFSIPNSALLGSNYVRHNSLLIQVILYL, from the exons ATGCCCAAGTGGTTATTGTGCACGGTATGTTGTCTGCTACTCATAGCCTCATCTCTGGCCATCGATGAGCTAGAACCAAATGTGGATGGAACTGAAGAAACAAACAATAAGCTGCCCAGCGTGGTGCAGAGAGCTGTGTGCACCGTCAACGCCGGCGAGGTCAAGGCATCTGCTGAAGCGGTCACCACAAAGACTCTGAAAGGAGTCTGCGGATCAG ATGAAATGAATCTCGCATTTCGCAATCTGGAGGAGAAGTTGTACGGCGAATTGCGGGAAATCAAGGAATTACTGAAGAAACTAGCGGATGTCCAAGAAGAACAGGACAGCAATGCCATTCCAATTGTGCCTGCACCCAGCATCATTAAGCCTTTCACTCTGCAGCGCTTTAAGTTTGAGCAGATCACTGTGAAGCCCAACCAAGAGATTGCATCTAAGAAACTTCAACCACTGCTGAAGCAACTTGAGAGTGCGCCAGAGCGGGAGGAAGAAGTggataaattcaataatactATGCTGGCTGATGAggattttaaattgtttacgtATTACTGGAAGCTGGAGAACATTACGGAGCACTTTGCGAATGCATCGACGGAGTCCATGAAGAGTCCCATCTTCAGCATTCGAG GTCGCACAGTTCAGCTGCAGTGCACGTTCCAGCATTTGCATCGCGATATGATCAATTTGCAGTTAACGCAGGCATATCCATCCAAATCGAAGGAGAACAATATTATATTGGATATGGGCGGGCAGTTGAAGCATTTGAAGTGGGCTGAGCATGAGACATTGAAGCATAAGATTTCCTTACTCGATCAGAGTCAGACCCATCGACGCACTCAGGATCTTAGCTCACAGGAACTGACCAAGCTCGACATGGGATTCTCCATACCGAATAGCGCGCTCTTGGGCAGCAATTATGTGCGTCACAACTCACTGCTAATAcaagttattttatatttgtga
- the LOC117567739 gene encoding protein FRG1 homolog, producing the protein MADYDNVRIKKLVLKGEKPKKSKKRKKEKEHNDDDVPKRSKTVVDEDAIQHGGWWTATAATNIVGAVAIEFGDRCYLKALDNGLFTLGAPHNQGDGPDPEEIFTAFPINDRKVSFKSGYGKYVKIEKDGMVTGRSEAVGSMEQWEPVFEGKKMALLSETGHFMSIDPEDDACVALRKKVGDQEICRVRTNAARDIVVDEQPKEEKGDLGEVERNYVKKFQKFQDKKMRISKNNIKELEEAKAQGLLHETLLDRRSKMKADRYCK; encoded by the exons ATGGCCGATTATGATAATGTACGCAttaaaaaattagttttaaagGGAGAGAAACCCAA aAAAAGTAAGAAACGCAAGAAGGAAAAGGaacacaacgacgacgatgtaCCCAAACGTAGCAAGACAGTTGTTGACGAAGATGCAATTCAGCATGGCGGTTGGTGGACAGCTACAGCGGCAACTAATATTGTCGGCGCGGTGGCCATAGAGTTTGGGGACCGCTGTTACTTAAAGGCGTTGGACAATGG ATTGTTTACGCTGGGCGCTCCACACAATCAAGGTGACGGTCCAGATCCAGAAGAGATATTCACAGCGTTTCCAATCAATGACCGCAAGGTCTCTTTTAAATCTGGCTATGGAAAGTATGTTAAAATTGAGAAAGATGGCATGGTGACTGGACGCTCTGAGGCTGTTGGTTCCATGGAGCAATGGGAGCCAGTTTTTGAG GGTAAGAAAATGGCATTGCTATCGGAGACGGGTCACTTCATGTCCATAGATCCAGAGGACGATGCTTGTGTAGCACTCCGCAAAAAGGTGGGAGACCAAGAAATCTGCCGAGTTCGTACAAATGCAGCTCGGGATATTGTTGTGGACGAACAGCCCAAGGAAGAGAAAGGCGACCTAGGAGAAGTGGAGAGAAATTATGT CAAAAAGTTTCAAAAGTTCCAAGACAAGAAAATGCGgataagcaaaaacaatatcAAGGAGCTGGAGGAAGCAAAGGCTCAAGGACTTTTGCATGAAACACTTTTGGACAGGCGCAGCAAAATGAAAGCAGATCGCTATTGCAAGTAA
- the LOC117567738 gene encoding protein inturned — protein MRKSQGGMSLASDRHRLGLDASETYSTSSSSLNSSFSDGSDLVNWEEYVAEDGSLFYAEYVPSVKTNATDRRGELLRRSLRLGKKTTRRQQQNRGQQGKQHQHNGNNNSGPQPEPADSSNCNSNNALFRFADIKNSHDNPKQLELVITATDRFRFGRRSTAVESILGFRVLPFPDQPECLMVDSFVHDISAMQHSIKRGDWFKSLNGIELYASNVDELLQQFLEPTQVCLAFQGTSTVSPADATEESLGMPQVQQVRKLLNFAMFAEQFEQLLPASAAVPDSLTPFGMLLLPPECYQQDQHKDSLYYYPESAVTNFLYKARGSFLTLSSVLNELQTEPLTSRLLVEQVSYYVNYRRLNGFLVLFAYAAELYSAAESSLRSDELIGYIRFSLPGLNLDNFATADDGSSGLRLFLRHFCGIQRCRLLAQQRGELQFEQLLQESRNLPLPKEAQLRIFDALSEMEAMDYRNWNDEPLTTHREFFIYGCALYYDHFLLASLLPAEVRSNVELFLRCRGIFDFIGAAPGVRVRELYVWEEIVLANATGRYFLTVCSRSHLILTVILKMYVDEPEMEAYGSVPPSLFYIEEIQETLDHLIQCGIESLAKFWSVSNKRPEVLDQLKIEQAGEEQEANGKLESFLKPKLTVAHSASGNDDEAQLCSSLGGSSIHSLTPSEDDISRRRLTPADDSDSGSDWENFAEQHPLHYGLNLNAETQSQITTSLWKEINNVLPVKISAGWKNSVWHYVYVDMANGVVLCPFTATPESFPYLSEMRRACHTIHLVLERSKLHRRHLTESTGARSTTGHDITMIKEHGITLEVANAGKDQAGVRFVVVGRLFQSPAKEVYVCHRPEVPQNMVELAFRLSFFSMG, from the coding sequence ATGCGTAAGTCGCAGGGAGGAATGTCTTTGGCCTCGGACAGACACAGACTTGGTCTAGACGCCTCGGAGACTTATTCGACATCCAGTTCGTCGCTTAACAGCTCGTTCAGCGATGGCAGCGATTTGGTCAATTGGGAGGAGTACGTGGCCGAAGACGGCAGCCTATTCTATGCCGAATATGTGCCCAGTGTCAAGACAAATGCCACAGACAGACGCGGAGAGCTGCTGCGTCGTTCGCTGCGCCTGGGAAAAAAGACAAcacggcggcagcagcagaataGAGGCCAACAGGGCAAGCAACATCAAcacaatggcaacaataatAGCGGGCCACAGCCCGAGCCAGCAGACAGCAGCAATTGTAACTCCAACAACGCGCTGTTCCGCTTTGCCGACATCAAGAATTCACACGACAATCCCAAGCAATTGGAGCTGGTTATAACGGCAACAGATCGCTTCCGCTTTGGCCGCCGCTCCACCGCAGTGGAGTCTATTTTGGGCTTTCGTGTGCTACCCTTTCCGGATCAGCCCGAGTGCCTGATGGTCGACAGCTTTGTGCACGACATCAGCGCCATGCAACACAGCATTAAGCGTGGCGATTGGTTCAAGTCTCTCAATGGCATCGAGCTTTATGCCAGCAATGTGGacgagctgctgcagcagttcCTCGAGCCCACACAGGTCTGTCTGGCCTTTCAGGGCACCAGCACAGTAAGCCCAGCCGATGCAACTGAAGAATCCTTGGGTATGCCTCAGGTGCAGCAGGTGCGCAAGCTGCTGAACTTTGCCATGTTCGCCGAGCAGttcgagcagctgctgcccgCCTCCGCTGCTGTGCCGGACTCATTGACACCCTTCGgcatgctgttgctgcccccGGAATGCTATCAACAGGATCAGCACAAGGACTCGCTCTACTATTATCCCGAGTCTGCGGTCACCAACTTTCTGTACAAGGCTAGAGGCAGTTTTCTTACATTGTCCTCGGTGCTTAACGAGCTGCAGACGGAGCCGCTGACGTCACGTCTGCTGGTGGAGCAGGTCTCCTACTATGTCAACTATCGTCGGCTGAACGGTTTCTTGGTGTTGTTCGCCTACGCCGCCGAGTTGTACAGCGCCGCCGAAAGCAGCTTGAGATCGGATGAGCTCATTGGCTACATACGTTTCTCGCTGCCCGGACTCAATTTGGACAACTTTGCCACCGCCGACGACGGCTCGAGTGGCTTGCGGTTGTTCCTGCGTCACTTTTGTGGCATCCAGCGGTGTCGTTTGTTGGCCCAGCAACGCGGTGAGCTACAGTTCGAACAACTGCTGCAGGAGTCGCGCAATCTGCCGCTGCCCAAGGAGGCGCAATTGCGTATTTTTGATGCACTTAGCGAAATGGAAGCCATGGACTATCGCAACTGGAACGATGAGCCGTTGACCACGCATCGCGAGTTCTTCATCTATGGCTGCGCCTTGTACTATGATCACTTTCTGCTAGCCAGTCTCCTGCCCGCCGAGGTGCGCTCCAATGTGGAGCTCTTTCTACGCTGTCGTGGTATATTTGACTTTATTGGCGCTGCTCCTGGTGTTCGTGTGCGTGAGCTGTACGTCTGGGAGGAGATTGTGCTGGCCAATGCCACTGGTCGTTATTTTCTCACCGTCTGTTCGCGCAGTCATCTCATCCTGACCGTCATCCTCAAGATGTATGTGGATGAGCCCGAAATGGAGGCTTACGGCTCGGTGCCGCCTTCGCTGTTCTACATCGAAGAGATCCAAGAGACTTTGGATCATCTCATTCAGTGCGGCATTGAATCGTTGGCCAAATTCTGGTCCGTCTCCAATAAACGTCCTGAGGTATTAGATCAGCTGAAGATCGAGCAAGCTGGCGAAGAGCAGGAAGCAAATGGTAAACTGGAATCGTTTCTCAAACCCAAATTGACCGTTGCCCACTCTGCATCAGGGAATGATGATGAGGCACAGTTATGCTCTTCGCTGGGCGGCTCCTCTATACACAGCCTCACGCCCAGTGAGGATGACATCTCCCGTCGTCGCTTGACGCCCGCTGATGACTCCGATAGCGGTTCCGATTGGGAAAACTTTGCGGAGCAGCATCCACTGCACTATGGACTCAATTTAAATGCGGAGACACAAAGCCAGATAACCACATCGCTGTGGAAGGAGATCAACAATGTGCTGCCCGTCAAAATATCCGCCGGCTGGAAGAATTCCGTGTGGCACTATGTCTACGTGGACATGGCTAATGGGGTGGTGCTCTGCCCCTTTACCGCGACTCCCGAGAGCTTTCCATATCTGTCCGAGATGCGCAGGGCTTGTCACACGATTCACTTGGTGCTGGAACGCTCGAAGCTGCATCGCAGGCATCTGACTGAATCCACAGGTGCAAGAAGCACCACTGGGCATGATATAACCATGATCAAGGAACATGGCATCACCTTAGAGGTGGCAAATGCGGGCAAGGATCAGGCTGGCGTTCGCTTTGTGGTGGTCGGAAGACTCTTTCAATCACCCGCTAAGGAAGTATACGTTTGTCATCGTCCCGAAGTGCCTCAGAATATGGTGGAATTGGCATTCCGCTTGTCCTTCTTCTCGATGGGCTAA